The Alphaproteobacteria bacterium DNA segment ACTTATCTGCTTACCCTACAGCGCGCAGCAGGCGAGGGGAGGTGGTCATCATGTCGTCCTCATCCTCATGCGCGTGACTGCGCAGCAGCATCTGGCCGGCGGCGCGGATTAGGCGGCAGATTTCCGTGCTACCCTTGGCATTGCGCAGCTTTTGGCACAGGCGCGAATCGCGCATCAGGTGCGAGGCCCAAGACAACGCCTTGAGATGGTCGGCCCCGGCATGGCTGGGAGCCAACAACATCATCACCAGGTCCACAGGTTGATCGTCCACCGCATCAAAGGCCACGGGATGCGCCAAACGGGCGAACAGGCCTTGCACCTGATCCATCCCCTCGAGGCGGCCGTGAGGAATGGCGATGCCGCGACCGATTCCGGTCGTGGCCAGGCATTCACGCTCCCACAAAACATCGAAAATGGCATGCTCGGTCTGGCCCACCAGCGGGGCGGCCTGACGGGCCATTTCAAGCAAAACGCTCTTTTTATCGCTCGCTTCAAGACCCACAAACACGCCCTGATTTGTCAGAAGGGATTCCATCATGAACTCCTTTTGCTGTCTTTCTCGGCACTCGGCTGCATGGCGGGATCGACCCAGCCAATATGCCCATCGCGACGCCGATAGATCATGTTGAACCCACCATGCGAGCGGTTGCGGAACATCAAGGCCGACAGGCCACCCAGATCCAAACGCATGACCGCCTCGCCGACGGTCAGGTTTTCGATCTCGGTCGTCATCTCCGCGACGATGACAGGGTTGTTTTCCGTGACATCACTCTTGGAAGCTTCTTCCTTGTCAGGATCCAAAATGAAGTGGCTGACCGACTCGGCAACCTCGGCCGCCGAACGGCGGTCGCGGTGATGCACGTCGTTGAGACGCCCTTTATGGCGAAGGAGACGCCGCGCGATACGGTCCGCCGCCGCATCAAACGCCGCGTAAGGATCGGGGGCCTTACAGTCGCTTTGCAAGACGATGCCCTGACCAGCATGCACCGAAATGTCCGCATCGAACAAATGGGCTTCCTTGGACAGGGTGACCTGAGCCTCGATCGGATGGCTGAAATACTTGCCGACGATCTCTTTTAAGGCTTTATCGATATGGGTACGCAGAGAATCCCCGATATCGAGTTGCTTGCCCTTGACGGTCAAGGTCATCGCGTTCGCTTTATCTTGGTTCATG contains these protein-coding regions:
- the raiA gene encoding ribosome-associated translation inhibitor RaiA; translation: MTLTVKGKQLDIGDSLRTHIDKALKEIVGKYFSHPIEAQVTLSKEAHLFDADISVHAGQGIVLQSDCKAPDPYAAFDAAADRIARRLLRHKGRLNDVHHRDRRSAAEVAESVSHFILDPDKEEASKSDVTENNPVIVAEMTTEIENLTVGEAVMRLDLGGLSALMFRNRSHGGFNMIYRRRDGHIGWVDPAMQPSAEKDSKRSS
- a CDS encoding PTS sugar transporter subunit IIA; translation: MESLLTNQGVFVGLEASDKKSVLLEMARQAAPLVGQTEHAIFDVLWERECLATTGIGRGIAIPHGRLEGMDQVQGLFARLAHPVAFDAVDDQPVDLVMMLLAPSHAGADHLKALSWASHLMRDSRLCQKLRNAKGSTEICRLIRAAGQMLLRSHAHEDEDDMMTTSPRLLRAVG